GGACGCCGCGGACGCGATCTGCCGGCAGGCAGGCGATCCGGGGCTCGGGACCGCCGGGATCTGGCTGCCCGCCGACGATCCGCACCGATCGACCGGGTGACACCGTGCGCGGCAACGGTTTCCGGTGAGATCAGCCGAGCTGTTCGGCCACCGCCGGATCCGGGTAGCGGACGCCGGTGAGCTCCTCCGAGACCTCCCACAGCCGGTCCTGGCGCTCCCGATCACGAGCGCGTTCGGCCGGCTCTACCACCACCGGATAGCCACGGACCTCCAGAAGTCCTGCGGGACCGTAGAATTCGCTGCCGGACGCGCCGGGATCGGTGGCCGCGCGCAGGGTGGGCAGCGCACCCATCGCGGGTGTGCGGCCCAGCAGGACGGTCAGCCCGCGGTTGAGCGCGCGCACGGGTGCGGGCGCATACCGGGCGACCTCGGTGTTCGCCCCGCCCGGATGAGCGGCGAGCGACCGCGCGGCGGTGGCGGACAGCCGGCGGTCCAGCGCGTAGGTGAACAGCAGATTCGCGAGTTTCGACTTGCCGTAGGTGTTTCCGCCCGGGGCGGCCGGATCGGTGGCCTCGATGCGCCCGGCGCGGTGGCCGAGGCTGCTCACGGTGACGACCCGGCCCGCGGGGGCCGCGATCACCCGGTCGAGCAACAGGCCGGTCAGCGCGAAATGGCCGAGATGATTGATGCCGAACTGATTCTCGAATCCGTCGGCGGTGACACCGCGCAGGCCGGTGACGCCGGCATTGTTGATCAGCAGATCGATGTGGTCGTAGCGATCGCGCAGCGCGGCGGCGGCGGTGCGTACCGAGTCGAGGGAGGCCAGATCCAGCGATTCGGTGTCAACCCGCACTGACGGAGCGGTTTCCGCGATGCGCGCGGCCGCGGCGCGGGCCCGATCCGCGTTCCGGCAGGCCAGCACGACGGTGGCGCCGTGTTCGGCCAGCGCCCGCGCCGTCTCGAATCCGAGCCCGGTGTTCGCACCGGTGACGACCGCGACACGGCCGTGCTGATCGGGAATATGGGTCTCGGTCCAGGTGCTCATCGTGCGCCCTCCTAACATGAACCCCAAGTTCACCTTAAAAGTGAACCAGCCGTTCATGTTCTAGGCAAGTATGGTGACCGGATGACCGACAGGCGCCGTCGCGCGGACGCGCAGCGCAATCGAACAGCGATCGTCGAGGCGGCGCGTGATCTGGTGATCACCACCGGCCCCGAGGTCGGGATGGACGAGATCGCCGCCGCAGCCGGGGTCGCCGTCGGTACGCTCTACCGCCACTTCCCCTCGAAAGCCGTTCTGCTGGAAGCGATCGTCGACGACCTGTCCACCTCGATCGACGAATCCCTCACCGCCGCAGCCGATCGCGTCGAGGACGGGGCGACCCGGCCCGAGGACGAGATCACCGGGCTGCTGGCCAATATCGTGTTGGAGGTACGGCAGGAGCGGTTGCTGCGCTTCACCGCCGCGGACCCGGCCGCCGATTCGCTGCGCCGGGTCCAGGAGCGGGGCCGCACCGTGGTCGAACGGCTGGTGGCCGCCGCGCATCGCAACGGCGCGCTGTACGCCGACGTCACCGTGGACGACGTGATCCTGCTGCTGACCACCGCCCCCAGCGACAGTGTCCCGGAATCGGAGCAGTTGCGCTGGCTGGACCTCGCCCGGCGGGCGCTCGGCCCGCTCCCCCGCGATGTCTCGGAATCCGTCTCATAAATAGGCCGTCATCGCGACGCGGCTATCGAGATTCGGTGAGATGCCGATAGAGCGTGGCGCGCGAGACCCCGAGCCGGGCCGCGATCTCGTCGACGGAACCCTCGCCGGCGTCGCGCATCCGGCGGGCGGTCTCGATCATCTCGGCGGACATCACACCGGGACGGCCGCGGCGCGCGGGTCGAGCGGGGGCGGCCGCGGCGACCGGACGCGCCGCCGGCACCGGCCCGGACCTGCCGAGCAGCCGCGCGACACCGGCCAGGATCGCGGTGCGCAGCGGGCCGGCGGGCTCGTCGCCGAACAGGACCACCGGATCGCTGAGCATCGCGTAGACCTGCGCCGCCCGGACCCGGTCGGTGAGATCGGCGTCCGGCCCGGCGATCGACTCGTGCACCGCCACCGCGAAATCCCGCAGGCGCTCGAAGGTCCGCTCGTCGGCGGCCAGTGACTGGTCCTGCATCTGGATCCGCAACAGCGTGCGGTAGGTCAGCCACACGTCCAGCAGGCCCACCACCACCGCCCAGGCCCGGTCCCCCGGATCGCCGAGGGCCGTCGCGGCCGCCACCACTGCCTCGCTCTCGGTCAGCAACGGCTCGACCAGCGCGGCGACGATATCGCCTTTACTCGGAAAGTGGTAGAGCACAGCGGTTTTGGTGAGCCCGACCCGGTCGGCGATCTCCCGGACGGTGACGGCGTGATGGCCGCGCTCGGCGAACAGCTCGAGCGACACCGCCAGGATGCGCGCACGGGAATCGTCGATCACGGGCCCGATCCTACGCCTTGACTGACCAGCGGTCAGCATCCTATGGTGGCATCACTGACCAATGGTCAATATTTTTGAGACAGGATGCGATTATGAGAAATTCACGGGTACTCATCTCGGGTGCGGGTATCGCCGGCGAGACGCTCGCGTATTGGCTTGCGCGCCATGGCTTCCGGCCCACGATCGTGGAACGCGCGGCGGGGCTGCGGCGCGGCGGCCAGGGTGTGGACGTGCGCGAGCGGGCCATCGAGGTCATCGAACGGATGGGGCTGACGGCGCAGGTGCGATCCGCGGCCGCCGATGTGCTCGGGATGCGGTTCGTCGACGCGGACGGCCGCCGCCGCGGGGAGGTGGACATGGCGAGGATCAAGGAGCGGATCGGCAGCGACGAGGTCGAGATCATGCGCGGCGATCTGGTCCGGCTGCTGCACGACGCCAACGGCGGCACGGTGGAATACCTGTTCGGCGAGTCGATCTCGGCGCTCGAACCGGACAGCGACGGGGTCACGGCCGAATTCGAGCGCGCCGGGCGGCGGAGATTCGATCTGGTCGTCGGCGCCGACGGACTGCATTCGACGGTGCGCCGTCTGGTCTTCGGTCCGGAACAGCGCTTCGTGCGTCATCTGGACCATTACTTCGCCTTCGGCGACGCGGATCCGGCGCTGGGCCCGGACCGCTGGGTCACGGTGTACAACACCCCGGGCGCGATGGCCGGGGTCTATCGATCGGGCAGCCATCCACAGGCCAAGGCCTACCTCGCATTCCGCAGTCCGCGAAGGGAATTCGACCCGCGCGAGCCCGCGGCCGCACGCCGCGCGCTGACCGAGCGGTTCGGGAAGGATCCGGCGTGGCACGTCGCGCAACTGCTCGAATCCGTGCTCGCGGACGACGAGATGTACTTCGACGCGCTCGCGCAGGTCCACCTGCCGAGCTGGGCCAGCGGGCGGGTGGTGCTGATCGGTGACGCCGCCCATTGCGCCTCACCGGTTTCCGGCGGCGGCGCCGAACTCGCGCTGACCGGCGCCTATCGGCTCGCCGACGAACTCGCCGCGGCCGACGGCGATCACGAGCAGGCGTTCCCGCGCTACGAGCGCGCGCACCGGCCGTCGGTCGGCCGCAGGCAGCGGATCGGGCCGAATCTGCGCCTGCTCGTGCCGAAGACTCGCGCGGGCATCGCGATTCGCAACACCCTCACGCGGCTGCCGGTGCTGGAGTCGATGGCGGGGATGGAGCGAATCATGGCCCCCCGCAACACCGAACCGCTGACTACGGCACGTACAGATACCACTCCGTGAAGTTGCCCTGCATCGGCCAGCTGGCGGCCATGATCTTGGCGACGCCCATGCCGACCCACAGGTCCGTGGTGACGGTCTGTCCGGGCTGCCCGTTGGAGTGCACGTAGACATCCGCGGAACGCAGCCCCTGCGAACCGAGCCAGCCCAGCGAGACGTGATTACCGCAGGGGCCGTGCAGATATCCCGACGGCGTCACGTGCGCGAGCACGTGACCGGGGGCGTGCGGCGCGGCCTCCAGCGCCACATTGATCGCTCCCGCACAGAAATTCGCGTCTCCGAAGGTGAACAGGGTGGTGCCGAAGGGCGGCAATTGCGGCAGCGGATCGGCCTGCGCCGGCCCCGTGCCACATACCGCCGCGGCGATCCCCGCCGCTGCCGCAACCCCCGCTGCCATGCGCCGCACCGTCATCAGTCGATGTCCTTCCCGCGTAACGAATCTCGTCGCCGGACTACCCGATCCAGCCGTACCCACCCGGGCGGACCCCCCACGACATCGCAACGGTGCGTCAGCGGGAGTCGTTCCGGCCCTTACTTTATCGGAGGTTATCCAACGGAGTCGACTATCCGGGGATTCGGGCTTCCCACCGGCGGATGGACACCGCAGGTACAGGCCTCGAGCGAGGGGCAGGTGCAGCGCAGGCCCCCCTCGATGAGGGCCCGCGCCTGCGCGAGGACGGCCATGCGCGCATCGATGTCGGCCAGCTTCGCCACCGCCAGGGCCCGGCTCGCGGGACGACCCGGGGCCTCGTCCGCGAGCAGCGCGGCGATCTCGTCGAGCCCGAAGCCGGACGCCTTGCAGATCTCGATGGCCCGCAGCCGGATCAGCACGGATTCGTCGTAGCGCCGGCGCCCGCCGACCCGCTCCGGCGGCCGCAGCAGCCCGCGATCCTCGTAGTAGCGCAGTGTCGTCGCCGCGACACCGGAGCGCCGGGCGACCTCACCGATGGACAGCGCTGCGGTCATGCCTCCGATCATGGCCCGATACCGGGCTTGACTTCCAGTCGACTCGAAGTCGTTGAATACCGGCATGTCGAACCCGTACCCCGAGCTGGCCCGGTCCCGTTACGCCCTGCTGCGCAGTCATCGGCGCGACGGCACCGCGGTCGACACCCCGATCTGGTTCCGGCTGGACGGCACCACCCTGGTGTTCCGTACCAAGATCGGCCCGAAGACCCGGCGGCTCGCGGTGACCCCGGCCGTGGAGTTACGCCCGTGCGATCACCGCGGCCGGATCACCGGCGATACCGCGCCGGTCACCGGACAGGCCACGATCCTCGCCGGCGAGGAGGCCGAGGCCGCGAACCGAGCGCTGCACGAGCGTTACGGCTGGCAGTGGAACGTCGTCCCGATGATCCGCATCCCCGGCGTGGTGAACGTCCACCGGACGCTGAGCCTGGCCGAGAAGGTGCGCCGGACCCGGACCGGGACGTTGTGGACGGACAGCGCGATCGTGCGGGTCGAGTTGGATCCGGTACCGCCACAATTCCGTTGATCGGGCAAGGCCGGTCGCGCGACCGGCGGCACCGGCGGGGCATCGGCCCGAACTGCTCGCGAGAATCGCGGAACTGGCAGACAATCTGAAGGTCATCGGACGGAAGATCGACAGCTGTCGCGGTCGGGTGGCGGACGGATCGCTCGGAGGGAAAGTCATGACGGTGCCGGGAAGCGGCGATGCGGGATCGCGGCGACGGGTCGGTGTCGTCGGCGCGGGCATCGCGGGGCTGGTGACCGCGAAGGTGTTGCGCGAGGACGGGTTCGAGGTGATCGTCTTCGAACGAGCGGAGACGATCGGCGGCGTGTGGGCCGCATCGCGCACCTATCCGGGCCTGCGCGCCAACAACTCCCGGGAGACGTACGCATTCTCCGACCACCCGTACGAGGCCGCGGCGAACCACTATCCGGATGCGGAACAGATTCGCGGCTACCTGGATTCGTATGCCCGCCGCTTCGAGCTGGAGTCGGCCGTCCGGTTGTCGACCGAGGTGGTGCGGGTCGCGCGCGCGGGTTCCGGATTCGCGGTGGAGACCCGCGGCCCGGACGGGAACGACACCGTGGCTTGCGATTTCGTCGTGATCTGCGCGGGTACCTTCTCCGCACCGCATATCCCGGAGATCGCCGGGGCCGAGCGGTTCGAGGGGACGGCCGTGCACTCGAGTGCCGCGACCGCACCCGAGCTGTTCACCGGACAGCGGGTCGTGGTGGTCGGCGCCGGGAAGTCGGCCCTGGACTGCGCCGCCTGGGCCGCCGAGCGGGCCCGGGACTGCACACTGGTGTTCCGGCAACCACATTGGATGGCGCCGCGATTCCTGCCCGGTGGCGTTCCCAGCGATCGGGTGCTGATCAATCGGCCGACCGAACTGCTGTTCCGGTATCACCACCTCTCGGCGGCCGAGAAGGTGCTGCACGGGCCCGGCCGATGGCTGCCCGCGGCGTTGATGTGGGCCATGGGACAGCTCTTCCGCATCACCCAGCGGATGCCCGCGATCATGGTTCCGGCGCAGCCACTGCCGGCCGGATTCGAGAACATCGGGATGGCCTCGGAATTCTTCGCGGCGGTCCGGACCGGCCGGATCACGTTGCGGCGGGACGTGATCGCGGAATTCACCGGCCCGCACGAGATCCGGCTCGGCAGCGGCGAGCGGATCGGCGCGGATGTGGTGGTGTTCGGCACGGGCTGGCGGACGCAACTGCCGTTCCTGGCGCAGGAGCTGACGGCGGAGGTGTTGCGCGACGGTCGTTTCCACCTCTATCGGCACATTCTGCCGCCGGAGGTGCCGGGGCTCGGGTTCGTGGGCTACGCGTCGTCGGTCGCGTGCCAGCTGAGTTCGGAG
This DNA window, taken from Nocardia sp. BMG111209, encodes the following:
- a CDS encoding oxidoreductase; protein product: MSTWTETHIPDQHGRVAVVTGANTGLGFETARALAEHGATVVLACRNADRARAAAARIAETAPSVRVDTESLDLASLDSVRTAAAALRDRYDHIDLLINNAGVTGLRGVTADGFENQFGINHLGHFALTGLLLDRVIAAPAGRVVTVSSLGHRAGRIEATDPAAPGGNTYGKSKLANLLFTYALDRRLSATAARSLAAHPGGANTEVARYAPAPVRALNRGLTVLLGRTPAMGALPTLRAATDPGASGSEFYGPAGLLEVRGYPVVVEPAERARDRERQDRLWEVSEELTGVRYPDPAVAEQLG
- a CDS encoding TetR/AcrR family transcriptional regulator, with the protein product MTDRRRRADAQRNRTAIVEAARDLVITTGPEVGMDEIAAAAGVAVGTLYRHFPSKAVLLEAIVDDLSTSIDESLTAAADRVEDGATRPEDEITGLLANIVLEVRQERLLRFTAADPAADSLRRVQERGRTVVERLVAAAHRNGALYADVTVDDVILLLTTAPSDSVPESEQLRWLDLARRALGPLPRDVSESVS
- a CDS encoding TetR family transcriptional regulator codes for the protein MIDDSRARILAVSLELFAERGHHAVTVREIADRVGLTKTAVLYHFPSKGDIVAALVEPLLTESEAVVAAATALGDPGDRAWAVVVGLLDVWLTYRTLLRIQMQDQSLAADERTFERLRDFAVAVHESIAGPDADLTDRVRAAQVYAMLSDPVVLFGDEPAGPLRTAILAGVARLLGRSGPVPAARPVAAAAPARPARRGRPGVMSAEMIETARRMRDAGEGSVDEIAARLGVSRATLYRHLTESR
- a CDS encoding FAD-dependent monooxygenase, which encodes MRNSRVLISGAGIAGETLAYWLARHGFRPTIVERAAGLRRGGQGVDVRERAIEVIERMGLTAQVRSAAADVLGMRFVDADGRRRGEVDMARIKERIGSDEVEIMRGDLVRLLHDANGGTVEYLFGESISALEPDSDGVTAEFERAGRRRFDLVVGADGLHSTVRRLVFGPEQRFVRHLDHYFAFGDADPALGPDRWVTVYNTPGAMAGVYRSGSHPQAKAYLAFRSPRREFDPREPAAARRALTERFGKDPAWHVAQLLESVLADDEMYFDALAQVHLPSWASGRVVLIGDAAHCASPVSGGGAELALTGAYRLADELAAADGDHEQAFPRYERAHRPSVGRRQRIGPNLRLLVPKTRAGIAIRNTLTRLPVLESMAGMERIMAPRNTEPLTTARTDTTP
- a CDS encoding MerR family transcriptional regulator, which gives rise to MTAALSIGEVARRSGVAATTLRYYEDRGLLRPPERVGGRRRYDESVLIRLRAIEICKASGFGLDEIAALLADEAPGRPASRALAVAKLADIDARMAVLAQARALIEGGLRCTCPSLEACTCGVHPPVGSPNPRIVDSVG
- a CDS encoding PPOX class F420-dependent oxidoreductase, producing the protein MSNPYPELARSRYALLRSHRRDGTAVDTPIWFRLDGTTLVFRTKIGPKTRRLAVTPAVELRPCDHRGRITGDTAPVTGQATILAGEEAEAANRALHERYGWQWNVVPMIRIPGVVNVHRTLSLAEKVRRTRTGTLWTDSAIVRVELDPVPPQFR
- a CDS encoding NAD(P)/FAD-dependent oxidoreductase; its protein translation is MTVPGSGDAGSRRRVGVVGAGIAGLVTAKVLREDGFEVIVFERAETIGGVWAASRTYPGLRANNSRETYAFSDHPYEAAANHYPDAEQIRGYLDSYARRFELESAVRLSTEVVRVARAGSGFAVETRGPDGNDTVACDFVVICAGTFSAPHIPEIAGAERFEGTAVHSSAATAPELFTGQRVVVVGAGKSALDCAAWAAERARDCTLVFRQPHWMAPRFLPGGVPSDRVLINRPTELLFRYHHLSAAEKVLHGPGRWLPAALMWAMGQLFRITQRMPAIMVPAQPLPAGFENIGMASEFFAAVRTGRITLRRDVIAEFTGPHEIRLGSGERIGADVVVFGTGWRTQLPFLAQELTAEVLRDGRFHLYRHILPPEVPGLGFVGYASSVACQLSSEISAHWLSQHFRGELDLPAAEAMHAEIARVHDWIAAELPARREGFFVGPHLLHHIDELMTDMRLPVRRSRNAFAEYAGTFSPARYRGVAAERARARTGGPAAG